The following are from one region of the Luteimonas sp. MC1572 genome:
- the hutI gene encoding imidazolonepropionase, whose amino-acid sequence MPERWDGLLRNATLATLDGDAGYGLVHDGALGWRDGRIVFAGPASALPGAAESLSVEVIDAGGDLVTPALVDCHTHLVFAGDRAAEFEQRLMGASYEEIARAGGGIVSTVRATRAADEDALLAESLPRARALLRDGVATLEIKSGYGLDFDNERKMLRVARRIGDTLGIGVRTTFLGAHALPPEFAGNADAYIDAVLDWLPRLHAEGLVDAVDAFCERIAFSAAQTRRVFEAARALGLPVKLHADQLSDGGGAALAAEFGGLSADHVEHTSPEGVAAMATAGTVAVLLPGAFHVLRETTLPPIEAFRASRVAMAVATDCNPGTSPLQSLRQAMQLACTHFRLSPEDALRGATVNGAKALGLDDRGVLRAGLRADFVRWRVREPAALCYWLGGDLAASVHCGGRRVA is encoded by the coding sequence ATGCCTGAGCGCTGGGACGGGCTGCTACGCAACGCCACGCTCGCCACCCTGGACGGCGATGCCGGCTACGGCCTCGTGCATGACGGCGCGCTGGGCTGGCGCGACGGCCGCATCGTCTTCGCGGGCCCGGCTTCGGCGCTGCCAGGCGCGGCGGAAAGCCTCTCCGTTGAGGTGATCGACGCCGGCGGCGACCTGGTCACGCCCGCGCTGGTCGACTGCCACACCCACCTGGTGTTCGCCGGCGACCGCGCCGCGGAATTCGAGCAGCGGCTGATGGGCGCGAGCTACGAGGAGATCGCGCGTGCCGGCGGCGGCATCGTCTCCACGGTGCGCGCCACCCGCGCCGCCGACGAGGACGCGCTGCTCGCCGAGTCGCTGCCGCGGGCCCGCGCGCTGCTGCGCGACGGCGTGGCCACGCTCGAGATCAAGTCCGGCTACGGCCTGGACTTCGACAACGAACGCAAGATGCTGCGCGTCGCGCGCCGCATCGGCGACACGCTCGGCATCGGCGTGCGCACCACCTTCCTTGGCGCGCACGCGCTGCCACCCGAGTTCGCCGGCAATGCGGATGCCTACATCGATGCCGTGCTCGACTGGCTGCCGCGCCTCCACGCCGAGGGCCTGGTGGACGCGGTGGACGCGTTCTGCGAGCGCATCGCGTTCAGCGCCGCGCAGACGCGGCGCGTGTTCGAAGCGGCGCGCGCGCTCGGCCTGCCGGTGAAGCTGCACGCCGACCAGCTGAGCGACGGCGGCGGTGCGGCGCTGGCTGCGGAGTTCGGCGGATTGTCGGCCGACCACGTCGAACACACCTCCCCTGAAGGCGTGGCGGCAATGGCCACGGCCGGCACCGTCGCGGTCCTGCTGCCCGGCGCGTTCCACGTGCTGCGAGAGACCACGCTGCCGCCCATCGAAGCCTTCCGCGCTTCGCGCGTGGCGATGGCCGTGGCCACCGACTGCAACCCCGGCACCTCGCCGCTGCAGTCGCTGCGCCAGGCAATGCAGCTCGCCTGCACGCACTTCCGGCTGTCGCCCGAGGACGCGCTGCGCGGTGCCACGGTCAATGGCGCGAAGGCGCTGGGCCTCGACGATCGCGGCGTCCTGCGCGCCGGACTGCGCGCCGATTTCGTGCGCTGGCGCGTGCGCGAGCCCGCGGCACTCTGTTACTGGCTGGGCGGCGACCTCGCCGCCTCGGTCCACTGCGGCGGCCGCCGCGTCGCCTGA
- a CDS encoding type IV secretion system protein — MFGRKQASPAIEEAIARATNYEVTIADLARRSERRAWLVALVAAITALVLGAGYVRIMPLKERVPFLVMADAYSGNATIARLDDDFRHRAVTASEAINRANVARFVGLRESYDVAMMNLRDWRAVHAMTVPEVGREYAALHAANNPRSPFNTLGRTRAIRVRILSIQLIDGADGHPGGATVRFQRSVYDKSSGATRPLDSRIATLGFTYNLALKMEEPDRLENPLGFQVTSYRVDNDYAALPPAESEPTHAVFEPAADAAVDDSADAGAVADENQEASP, encoded by the coding sequence ATGTTCGGAAGGAAGCAGGCGTCTCCGGCGATCGAGGAAGCGATCGCCAGGGCGACAAACTATGAGGTCACCATCGCCGACCTTGCGCGGCGCAGTGAACGTCGTGCATGGCTGGTCGCGCTGGTAGCGGCTATCACCGCGCTCGTGCTGGGCGCCGGATATGTCCGAATCATGCCGCTGAAGGAGCGGGTGCCGTTCCTGGTGATGGCCGATGCCTACAGCGGGAACGCCACCATTGCCCGCCTCGATGACGACTTCCGGCACCGTGCGGTGACCGCCAGCGAAGCCATCAACCGGGCCAACGTGGCCCGCTTCGTGGGCCTGCGTGAATCGTATGACGTGGCGATGATGAATCTGCGCGACTGGCGGGCCGTGCACGCGATGACGGTCCCGGAAGTCGGGCGCGAGTACGCCGCACTCCACGCCGCCAACAATCCCCGCAGCCCGTTCAACACGCTTGGGCGGACGCGCGCCATCCGGGTGCGGATCCTCAGCATCCAGCTGATCGATGGTGCGGATGGACATCCCGGTGGCGCCACGGTGCGCTTCCAGCGCAGCGTCTACGACAAGTCGTCCGGTGCGACCCGGCCACTGGACAGCCGTATCGCGACGCTCGGCTTCACCTACAACCTGGCGCTGAAGATGGAAGAGCCCGACCGTCTCGAGAACCCCCTCGGATTCCAGGTCACGAGTTACCGCGTCGACAACGACTATGCCGCCTTGCCGCCCGCCGAGTCGGAGCCAACGCACGCAGTCTTTGAGCCCGCCGCCGATGCAGCGGTGGATGACAGTGCCGACGCTGGCGCTGTGGCAGATGAGAACCAGGAGGCGAGCCCATGA
- a CDS encoding alkaline phosphatase family protein, whose translation MSSGDALLLVSIDGLHPDRLNAADSPNLVRLAANGVQARWMTPSYPSLTFPNHYTIATGLRPDRHGIVHNSMHDAALGTFRLSDRDAVGASGWWGGEPIWVGAENAGLRTATMFWPGSEAEVAGVRPTRWHVYDESASAAQRAATVAGWLLEPDATRPRLATLYFHDVDTAAHTYGPGSAEARAALVGVDAAVGCLLDALQSNGRLGHTNIVLVSDHGMAEVPPGNQLSIDDLVTMEQARVVSIGQVIQVQPNPGFESQVEARLLGRHAHHECWRRGDVPARWHYGTHPRVPAIVCQMDENWDVVLPRVLDARALGGTRGSHGYDPALPSMRAVFIASGPAFRRGAVIDAIDNVDVYPLLARLLGIAAADNDGDPEALLPALVPAVAGP comes from the coding sequence ATGTCCAGCGGCGACGCACTGCTGCTCGTCTCCATCGACGGCCTGCATCCTGACCGCCTCAACGCAGCCGACTCCCCCAACCTGGTCCGCCTCGCCGCCAACGGCGTGCAGGCGCGCTGGATGACGCCCTCCTACCCGTCGCTCACCTTCCCCAACCACTACACCATCGCCACCGGGCTGCGGCCCGACCGGCACGGCATCGTCCACAACTCCATGCACGATGCCGCGCTCGGCACGTTCCGCCTGTCCGACCGCGACGCGGTGGGTGCCAGCGGCTGGTGGGGCGGCGAGCCGATCTGGGTGGGCGCCGAGAACGCCGGCCTGCGCACCGCCACCATGTTCTGGCCCGGCTCCGAGGCCGAGGTGGCCGGCGTGCGGCCCACGCGCTGGCATGTGTATGACGAGTCCGCCTCCGCCGCCCAGCGCGCGGCCACCGTAGCCGGCTGGCTGCTGGAGCCGGACGCCACGCGCCCGCGCCTGGCCACGCTGTACTTCCACGATGTCGACACCGCGGCCCACACCTACGGCCCGGGCTCCGCGGAGGCGCGCGCTGCGCTCGTAGGCGTCGATGCTGCCGTCGGCTGCCTGCTGGACGCGCTGCAGAGCAACGGGCGCCTTGGCCACACCAACATCGTGCTGGTCTCCGACCACGGCATGGCGGAGGTGCCGCCGGGTAACCAGCTGTCCATCGACGACCTGGTGACCATGGAGCAGGCGCGCGTGGTGAGCATCGGCCAGGTGATCCAGGTGCAGCCAAACCCCGGCTTCGAGTCCCAGGTGGAGGCGCGGCTGCTGGGCCGCCACGCGCACCACGAATGCTGGCGCCGCGGGGACGTGCCGGCGCGCTGGCACTACGGCACCCACCCGCGCGTGCCGGCGATCGTCTGCCAGATGGACGAGAACTGGGACGTGGTGCTCCCACGGGTCCTGGACGCGCGCGCACTCGGCGGCACGCGCGGCTCGCACGGCTACGACCCGGCGCTGCCGTCGATGCGCGCGGTGTTCATCGCCAGCGGTCCGGCGTTCCGTCGTGGCGCGGTGATCGATGCGATCGACAACGTCGACGTGTATCCGTTGCTGGCGCGGCTGCTGGGCATCGCGGCCGCCGACAACGACGGCGATCCCGAGGCGTTGCTGCCGGCCCTGGTGCCCGCCGTCGCGGGGCCCTGA
- a CDS encoding 30S ribosomal protein THX, which yields MHARAGSNNLQEHHMGKGDRKTAKGKRFNASYGNSRSQVTTKAAGTAAAPVAKKAASKTVAKAPAKKAVAKKTVAKE from the coding sequence GTGCATGCGCGCGCCGGATCGAACAACCTCCAGGAGCATCACATGGGCAAGGGCGACCGCAAGACCGCCAAGGGCAAGCGCTTCAACGCCAGCTACGGCAATTCCCGTAGCCAGGTGACCACCAAGGCCGCCGGCACGGCTGCCGCGCCGGTCGCCAAGAAGGCCGCGAGCAAGACTGTTGCCAAGGCGCCGGCCAAGAAGGCCGTGGCCAAGAAGACCGTCGCCAAGGAATAA
- a CDS encoding DNA-3-methyladenine glycosylase 2: protein MASPALPDVQVCEQARRSRDPRFDGLFFTAVHSTRIYCRPVCPAPFAKRVSYFANAAAAETAGYRPCLRCRPELSPHDGAWRRGDAALARALTLIDQGALADAPLAALAARVGIGERQLRRLFVERLGAPPVGVHGTRRLLFAKQLLTETALPITDVALAAGFGSLRRFNTTFKDAYRMAPRDLRRQPGAARNTGGDSLVLRLGYRPPYDFAAMLAFLRGRALPGVEAVDDASYARVIAGSNGGPDGWLRVSAWPGGEHALKLELHAPLAARLLDIVQRLRRMFDLDADPQAIATTLSADPRLRPLLRAHPGLRLPSGWDGFEIAVRAVLGQQVSVAAARTLATRMARQFGTTLATPFASGLEHLFPTPEALSDADLAAIGLTRARADTVRGVARALLDGRVDFRPERTLADFTERWVALPGIGPWTAQYIAMRALGHPDAFPAEDLVLQKAAAPDDGRFTAKALGLRAEAWRPWRAYAVIHLWRDAAATATAAKAQVSAPARRRARPSIAEAPRP from the coding sequence ATGGCATCCCCCGCCCTCCCCGATGTGCAGGTCTGCGAGCAGGCGCGACGCAGCCGCGATCCGCGTTTCGACGGGCTGTTCTTCACCGCCGTGCACAGCACGCGCATCTATTGCCGGCCGGTGTGCCCGGCGCCGTTCGCAAAGCGGGTCAGCTACTTCGCGAATGCCGCGGCGGCGGAGACCGCCGGCTATCGCCCCTGCCTGCGCTGCCGGCCCGAGCTGTCCCCGCACGATGGCGCGTGGCGACGCGGTGATGCGGCGCTGGCGCGCGCGCTCACGCTTATCGACCAGGGTGCGCTTGCCGATGCACCGCTGGCCGCCTTGGCCGCGCGCGTCGGCATCGGCGAGCGGCAGCTGCGGCGGCTGTTCGTGGAGCGCCTCGGCGCGCCGCCGGTGGGCGTGCACGGCACGCGCCGGCTGCTCTTCGCCAAGCAGCTGCTGACCGAGACCGCGCTGCCGATCACCGACGTGGCGCTCGCGGCCGGGTTCGGCAGCCTGCGGCGCTTCAACACGACGTTCAAGGACGCCTACCGGATGGCGCCGCGCGACTTGCGCCGCCAGCCCGGTGCGGCGCGCAACACCGGCGGCGATTCACTGGTGCTGCGCCTCGGCTACCGGCCGCCCTACGACTTCGCCGCAATGCTCGCGTTCCTGCGCGGGCGCGCGCTGCCGGGCGTGGAGGCCGTCGACGATGCGAGCTACGCGCGCGTCATCGCCGGCAGCAACGGCGGTCCGGACGGCTGGCTGCGCGTCAGTGCGTGGCCTGGCGGAGAACACGCGCTGAAGCTGGAGCTGCATGCGCCGCTGGCCGCGCGCCTGCTCGACATCGTGCAGCGTCTTCGGCGCATGTTCGACCTCGACGCCGACCCGCAGGCCATCGCCACCACGCTGTCCGCCGATCCGCGCCTGCGACCGCTGCTGCGCGCGCATCCCGGGCTGCGCCTGCCGAGCGGCTGGGACGGGTTCGAGATCGCGGTGCGCGCGGTGCTCGGCCAGCAGGTGAGCGTGGCCGCGGCGCGCACGCTCGCCACGCGCATGGCGCGGCAGTTCGGTACCACGCTGGCCACGCCGTTCGCCAGCGGCCTCGAACACCTGTTCCCGACGCCGGAAGCGCTCTCCGATGCCGACCTCGCGGCCATCGGCCTGACGCGCGCACGCGCCGACACCGTGCGCGGCGTGGCGCGTGCGCTGCTCGACGGCCGCGTGGATTTCCGTCCCGAGCGCACGCTTGCGGACTTCACCGAACGCTGGGTCGCGCTGCCGGGCATCGGGCCGTGGACCGCCCAGTACATCGCCATGCGTGCGCTCGGCCATCCCGATGCGTTCCCGGCCGAAGACCTGGTGCTGCAGAAGGCCGCCGCGCCCGACGACGGGCGGTTCACCGCGAAGGCCCTCGGCCTGCGCGCCGAGGCGTGGCGGCCTTGGCGCGCCTACGCCGTCATCCATCTCTGGCGCGACGCGGCGGCAACGGCAACCGCGGCCAAGGCCCAGGTGTCCGCTCCCGCGCGCCGCCGCGCGCGTCCATCCATCGCAGAGGCTCCGCGCCCATGA
- a CDS encoding dipeptidase encodes MIHVPSHALPRCLLAIALAAPTLALAQSTDAARALAADAVIVDTHIDAPGILVETWADLGVSAPDREFDYPRARAGGLDVAFMSIYTSPREDDAGSAWQSANAQIDAVEALAARHPDRFAIVTSPRDVEQLRQGGRVLLPLGMENGAPIGDDLAQVAFFHARGVRYITLAHSANNRISDSSYTIEKKWDGLSPFGREVVAEMNRLGMMVDVSHLSDAAVAQAVALSRVPVIASHSALRHFTPGFERNLSDELALAIAKKGGVVQIPFGIAFVTPAAAAKTQAYFRASDAFNRANAGRVAAGQPPADRAAFEKDWEAANPPMEAPITDVLDQIDYAVKLLGVEHVGIGSDFDGVSGELPEGLRTVADYPNLIAGLQARGHSDDDIRAILGGNLLRAWALVEAGAASR; translated from the coding sequence ATGATCCACGTGCCGAGCCATGCCCTGCCCCGCTGCCTGCTCGCCATCGCGCTCGCCGCGCCCACGCTGGCGCTGGCCCAGTCCACCGACGCCGCGCGCGCGCTGGCGGCCGACGCGGTGATCGTCGACACCCACATCGATGCGCCCGGCATCCTCGTGGAGACCTGGGCCGACCTGGGCGTCAGCGCGCCGGACCGCGAGTTCGACTACCCGCGCGCCCGCGCTGGCGGCCTGGATGTCGCGTTCATGTCCATCTACACCTCTCCGCGCGAGGACGACGCCGGCAGCGCCTGGCAGTCGGCCAACGCGCAGATCGACGCCGTGGAGGCGCTGGCGGCGCGGCACCCGGACCGCTTCGCCATCGTCACCTCGCCGCGCGATGTCGAACAGCTGCGCCAAGGCGGCCGCGTGCTGCTGCCGCTGGGAATGGAGAACGGCGCGCCGATCGGCGACGACCTCGCGCAGGTCGCGTTTTTCCACGCCCGCGGCGTGCGCTACATCACCCTCGCGCACAGCGCCAACAACCGCATCAGCGATTCGTCCTACACGATCGAGAAAAAATGGGACGGGCTGAGCCCGTTCGGCCGCGAGGTGGTGGCCGAGATGAACCGCCTCGGGATGATGGTCGACGTATCGCACCTGTCCGATGCCGCCGTCGCGCAGGCGGTGGCGTTGAGCCGCGTGCCGGTGATTGCCAGCCATTCCGCGCTGCGCCACTTCACCCCGGGCTTCGAGCGCAACCTCAGCGACGAACTCGCGCTGGCGATCGCCAAGAAGGGCGGCGTGGTGCAGATTCCGTTCGGGATCGCCTTCGTCACCCCGGCAGCGGCGGCGAAGACCCAGGCGTACTTCCGCGCGTCCGACGCCTTCAACCGCGCCAATGCCGGGCGCGTGGCCGCAGGGCAGCCGCCGGCCGACCGCGCCGCGTTCGAAAAGGACTGGGAGGCCGCCAATCCGCCGATGGAGGCGCCGATCACCGACGTGCTCGACCAGATCGACTACGCGGTGAAATTGCTTGGCGTCGAACACGTCGGCATCGGCTCCGATTTCGACGGCGTCAGCGGCGAACTGCCCGAAGGCCTGCGTACCGTGGCCGACTACCCCAACCTGATTGCCGGCCTGCAGGCGCGCGGGCACTCGGACGATGACATCCGTGCGATCCTCGGCGGCAACCTGCTGCGCGCGTGGGCGCTGGTGGAGGCAGGGGCGGCGTCGCGCTGA
- a CDS encoding methylated-DNA--[protein]-cysteine S-methyltransferase, with product MTLVYQHFDTPIGVLTLAADDTGLQRIDFPPPRLPPAGSAWREGSNAVIAETRRQLKEYFAGRRRSFDLPLSPQGTEFQRSVWTELAAIPYGHTWSYRDLAQRIGKPSAMRAVGAANGRNPLPIVLPCHRVIGADGSLTGFGGGLPTKAFLLRLEGALPPGDDDLFAGGDTAALTR from the coding sequence ATGACACTCGTCTACCAGCACTTCGACACGCCGATCGGCGTGCTCACCCTCGCCGCGGACGACACCGGGCTGCAGCGCATCGACTTCCCGCCGCCCAGGCTGCCGCCCGCCGGTTCCGCATGGCGCGAAGGCAGCAACGCGGTGATCGCGGAGACCCGCAGGCAGCTGAAGGAATACTTCGCTGGCCGCCGGCGCAGCTTCGACCTGCCGCTGTCGCCGCAGGGCACGGAATTCCAGCGCAGCGTGTGGACCGAACTCGCCGCGATCCCCTACGGGCACACCTGGAGCTATCGCGACCTTGCGCAGCGCATCGGCAAGCCGAGCGCGATGCGCGCGGTGGGCGCCGCCAACGGCCGCAACCCGCTGCCGATCGTGCTGCCCTGCCATCGCGTGATCGGCGCCGACGGCTCCCTCACCGGCTTCGGCGGCGGGCTGCCGACCAAGGCGTTCCTGCTGAGGCTGGAAGGTGCCCTGCCGCCGGGCGATGACGACCTGTTCGCCGGCGGCGACACTGCCGCGTTGACGCGTTGA
- a CDS encoding formimidoylglutamate deiminase, whose protein sequence is MPATATPLPSLVQPVAGGWRVPAIANLHSHAFQRAMAGMAERQTHPEDSFWTWRETMYRVAARFDPDLLHAVASQLYVEMLEAGYGSVCEFHYVHHQPDGRPYAAHTVMADALLAAARDTGIRITLLPVLYMTGGFDGHALGERQRRFGHDVDSYLRLFDALRAHTGDSVRIGCALHSLRAVPEAAMREVLAALPADARIHIHVAEQVGEVQDCLALRDARPVEWLLGHAHVDARWTLVHATHLDNAELAGIASSGATVAICPTTEANLGDGLFRLRDFLDAGGSWGIGSDSHISVSPVEELRWLEYGQRLDTRHRNIAVSADSTSVGETLLQGVVASAAKSTGFDAGDDHVVLDGEAAIFAGANASDVADRWIFSGNVPCVREVEVAGVKLVSEGRHRDRDAVAGRYRQAMVRLLA, encoded by the coding sequence ATGCCTGCCACCGCCACTCCACTGCCGTCGCTCGTCCAGCCCGTTGCCGGCGGCTGGCGCGTACCCGCGATCGCCAACCTGCATTCGCACGCCTTCCAGCGTGCGATGGCCGGCATGGCCGAGCGCCAGACGCATCCCGAGGATTCGTTCTGGACCTGGCGCGAAACCATGTACCGGGTGGCCGCGCGCTTCGATCCCGACCTGCTGCACGCCGTCGCCTCGCAGCTGTACGTCGAGATGCTGGAAGCCGGCTACGGCAGCGTCTGCGAGTTCCACTACGTGCACCACCAGCCCGACGGCCGTCCGTACGCGGCGCATACGGTGATGGCCGATGCGCTGCTTGCCGCGGCGCGCGACACCGGCATCCGCATCACCCTGCTGCCGGTGCTGTACATGACCGGCGGCTTCGATGGCCACGCGCTGGGTGAACGGCAGAGGCGCTTCGGGCACGACGTCGACAGCTACCTGCGCCTGTTCGACGCCCTGCGCGCGCACACCGGCGACAGCGTGCGCATCGGCTGCGCGCTGCACAGCCTGCGCGCGGTGCCGGAAGCGGCGATGCGCGAGGTCCTGGCCGCGCTGCCCGCGGATGCGCGCATCCACATCCACGTCGCCGAGCAGGTCGGCGAGGTGCAGGACTGCCTGGCGCTGCGCGACGCGCGGCCGGTGGAGTGGCTGCTCGGCCACGCCCACGTCGACGCGCGCTGGACGCTGGTGCATGCCACGCACCTGGACAACGCCGAGCTCGCCGGCATCGCCAGCAGCGGCGCCACGGTCGCGATCTGCCCGACGACGGAAGCCAACCTCGGCGACGGCCTGTTCCGGCTGCGCGACTTCCTCGATGCCGGCGGCAGCTGGGGCATCGGCTCGGATTCGCACATCTCGGTGTCGCCGGTGGAGGAACTGCGCTGGCTCGAGTACGGCCAGCGCCTGGACACCCGCCACCGCAACATCGCGGTGTCGGCGGATTCGACCAGCGTCGGCGAGACGCTGCTGCAGGGCGTGGTGGCGAGCGCAGCGAAATCGACCGGCTTCGACGCCGGCGATGACCATGTCGTGCTCGATGGCGAAGCTGCGATTTTCGCCGGGGCCAATGCATCGGATGTCGCCGACCGCTGGATCTTCAGCGGCAACGTGCCCTGCGTGCGCGAGGTCGAAGTGGCGGGAGTGAAGCTCGTGTCCGAAGGACGCCACCGCGACCGCGACGCAGTGGCCGGCCGCTATCGCCAGGCGATGGTGCGGCTGCTCGCCTGA
- a CDS encoding TonB-dependent receptor, which translates to MLPQRFRPTPLCLALAFALGGLPAVATAAQDDPRHDEQIADLSGIVVRANPLARTAEDLARPVAVLAGEQLDEAKAASLGETVSRLPGVQSSFFGAGVGRPVIRGLEGARVQVLSDGLSAGDVSTVSADHAVSIEPFLANQIEVLKGPATLLYGSGAIGGAVNVIDGRIPETATSTPLEGRAELRAGSVNDERTGMLRLDGTSASGRVVFHFDALHRETGDYDIPGFAERADLHHDDHDHDHDVGHAPEDAARGQLPNSFVRTDSGALGVSYIGDAGFLGIGHSVFNTRYGVPGHSHAASDDHGHAHDHDESETDTHGAVHVVMDQRRNEVRGGLDDIGAFESLRIKLAHTDYTHTEYEGDTVGTVFDNSTLEGRVELVHRAIAGWQGAVGLQWSERDFSAVGDEAFVPDSNARDAGLFWIGERDFGAFGVELGLRHDRNRIDVAAVEAIGASRDFDATSASLAMRWDVSRDLHLSFGLDRAQRTPTAEELYSSGMHVATQSFEFGNPDLDPETANRAEIGLHWHHGPLRLGASLFQVRYDDFIYLADTGLEDDGLALRAWHQADARFHGGEVEAQWDFAETEYGAWSLRSFADVVRGRLDGGASRRFDASIPHGDHEHDYTAELVPEGNLPRIAPRRLGSELRWQGAQWRASLGAVRYAGQDHVAQFETTSPGYTLVHASVAWHRDGANGNAMELFVDGRNLLDEEARVHTSVLKDLAPLAGRGVTAGVRVFF; encoded by the coding sequence ATGCTCCCCCAGCGCTTCCGCCCGACCCCGCTCTGCCTCGCCCTCGCTTTCGCACTCGGCGGCCTGCCCGCCGTGGCCACGGCCGCCCAGGACGATCCCCGCCACGACGAACAAATCGCCGACCTCAGCGGCATCGTGGTGCGCGCCAACCCCCTCGCCCGCACCGCCGAAGACCTGGCGCGCCCGGTGGCGGTGCTGGCCGGCGAGCAGCTGGACGAGGCCAAGGCCGCCTCGCTGGGCGAGACCGTGTCACGGCTGCCGGGCGTGCAGTCGTCGTTCTTCGGTGCCGGTGTCGGCCGCCCGGTCATCCGTGGCCTCGAAGGCGCGCGTGTGCAGGTGCTGAGCGATGGCCTGTCGGCCGGCGACGTGTCCACGGTCAGCGCGGACCATGCGGTCAGCATCGAGCCGTTCCTCGCCAACCAGATCGAAGTGCTCAAGGGTCCGGCGACGCTGCTGTATGGCAGCGGCGCCATCGGTGGCGCAGTCAATGTGATCGACGGCCGCATCCCGGAAACGGCCACGTCGACGCCGCTCGAAGGCCGCGCCGAGCTGCGCGCCGGCAGCGTCAACGACGAGCGCACCGGCATGCTGCGCCTTGATGGCACCTCGGCATCGGGTCGGGTGGTGTTCCATTTCGACGCCCTGCACCGCGAGACCGGCGACTACGACATCCCCGGGTTCGCTGAACGTGCGGACCTGCACCACGATGACCACGACCACGACCACGACGTCGGACACGCGCCCGAGGACGCGGCCCGCGGCCAGCTGCCCAACAGCTTCGTGCGCACCGACAGCGGCGCGCTGGGCGTGTCGTACATCGGCGACGCCGGTTTCCTGGGCATTGGCCACAGCGTGTTCAACACGCGCTACGGCGTTCCGGGCCACAGCCACGCCGCGTCGGACGACCACGGCCACGCGCATGACCACGACGAATCCGAAACCGACACCCACGGCGCCGTGCACGTCGTGATGGACCAGCGCCGCAACGAGGTCCGCGGCGGCCTGGACGATATCGGCGCGTTCGAGAGCCTGCGCATCAAGCTGGCGCACACCGACTACACGCACACCGAGTACGAAGGCGACACGGTGGGCACGGTGTTCGACAACAGCACGCTGGAGGGCCGCGTGGAGCTGGTGCACCGCGCGATCGCCGGCTGGCAGGGCGCCGTCGGGCTGCAGTGGTCCGAGCGCGATTTCAGCGCGGTCGGCGACGAGGCGTTCGTGCCCGACTCCAATGCGCGCGACGCCGGCCTGTTCTGGATCGGCGAGCGAGATTTCGGCGCGTTCGGCGTCGAGCTCGGCCTGCGCCACGACCGCAACAGGATCGATGTGGCGGCGGTGGAAGCGATCGGCGCATCGCGTGATTTCGACGCCACCAGCGCATCGCTCGCCATGCGCTGGGACGTCTCGCGCGACCTGCATCTCTCGTTCGGACTGGACCGCGCGCAGCGCACGCCGACCGCCGAGGAGCTTTACTCCAGCGGCATGCACGTCGCCACGCAGAGCTTCGAATTCGGCAACCCGGATCTCGACCCCGAAACCGCGAACCGCGCCGAGATCGGCCTGCACTGGCACCACGGGCCGCTGCGGCTCGGCGCGTCCCTGTTCCAGGTGCGCTACGACGACTTCATCTACCTGGCCGACACCGGCCTGGAAGATGATGGCCTCGCCCTGCGCGCCTGGCACCAGGCCGACGCACGCTTCCACGGCGGCGAGGTCGAGGCGCAGTGGGACTTCGCCGAAACCGAGTACGGCGCATGGAGCCTGAGGTCGTTTGCCGACGTGGTGCGCGGGCGCCTTGACGGTGGCGCCAGCCGCCGATTCGACGCCAGCATCCCGCACGGCGACCACGAGCACGACTACACCGCCGAACTGGTGCCGGAAGGCAACCTGCCGCGCATCGCACCGCGCCGCCTCGGCAGCGAGCTGCGCTGGCAGGGCGCGCAGTGGCGGGCATCGCTGGGCGCGGTGCGTTACGCGGGCCAGGACCACGTGGCGCAGTTCGAGACCACGTCTCCCGGCTACACGCTGGTGCATGCCAGCGTCGCCTGGCACCGCGATGGCGCCAACGGCAACGCGATGGAGTTGTTCGTCGACGGCCGCAACCTGCTCGACGAGGAGGCACGCGTGCATACCTCGGTGCTGAAGGACCTGGCGCCCCTGGCCGGCCGCGGCGTGACCGCGGGCGTGCGCGTGTTCTTCTAG
- a CDS encoding MerC domain-containing protein has translation MASPTALRNADRFGLAASFLCAVHCALLPVALALLPAFGFTVVGWVDIDQAFVVFASLLGATTLSLGYRRHRAFRAWALLLPGLSLVWAGAFTALHTHGFTHAAVMVSGGLLLAAAHLVNLRLTHAAAGSVPAP, from the coding sequence ATGGCCTCACCGACCGCCCTCCGCAATGCAGACCGCTTCGGTCTTGCCGCGTCATTCCTGTGCGCCGTCCACTGCGCGCTGTTGCCGGTCGCGCTCGCCCTGCTGCCGGCGTTCGGCTTCACGGTGGTGGGTTGGGTGGACATCGACCAGGCGTTCGTGGTGTTCGCCTCGCTGCTCGGCGCGACCACGCTGTCGCTGGGCTACCGCCGCCACAGGGCGTTCCGGGCCTGGGCGCTGCTGCTCCCCGGTCTGAGTCTGGTCTGGGCGGGCGCGTTCACCGCATTGCACACGCACGGCTTCACGCACGCGGCGGTGATGGTGTCCGGTGGGCTGCTGCTGGCCGCGGCGCACCTTGTCAACCTGCGCCTGACACACGCCGCGGCCGGCAGCGTTCCAGCGCCGTAA